The following are encoded in a window of Roseivirga misakiensis genomic DNA:
- a CDS encoding DUF5916 domain-containing protein translates to MQRFFLCLILGIGLIFSADGQENDGNFPPPKNPLEIRAIKAMSPIKIDGKLDEQDWQRAEAVTEFFRMEPRQGGDYRFQTSVRVLFDEKNLYIGAFCQDSLGRAGIRVQDLRRDFNWNENDVFGVQLDPQNLKQFAVSFQTTPYGNQRDLQNFNDQVTDNDWNALWSVRTSQTDDGYFVEFAIPFKSLRYDAVAPGEDVSWGITFNRLARREYEQTVFPAIPQSFSPFRMTYAAKLTGLELPEPSANVRVEPYSLYQYEEQNAGGNGETSGDFKLGGDVKWAVNPNTVVDLTFNTDFAQADVDRAVNNLERFNIFFPERRQFFLENSGIWAGGRQTSIRPFFSRRIGLQGNFNSATAPIDVGARFTLRDEEKAIAGLYMHQAETESSAGANFAVARYLKNYGRENNIGVMVTHRLDESSEALGLSQQNNSTITIDGLIRPSSIWSINYLASTSIDHELSKAGFAGRLFAGRSANNSYWGWSTEITTPNYNPAMGFVRQSDVIRHNPGGYWIVRPKKLPWIRRWDPGVFVNYYHDASDPGTFQQANLWLFPVWVYFTDGSFLSYSIFPTWQNINFNFAPLGIQIGQDDYYYTRHEVRFNTDQSKKWSISGGYEWGEFYNGRRQTVNTGIRIAPDPRIAFTYDYEYNRLRDLGAAEESLETHLSTIGARFAANPRLQLSTFYQYNTFDEQGRWNVRLSWEYQPLSFIYLVFNNTQISGLENPFEEQQFIAKLTFLRQF, encoded by the coding sequence ATGCAACGATTTTTTCTATGCCTGATTTTAGGCATTGGTTTGATTTTTTCGGCTGATGGACAAGAAAACGATGGCAATTTCCCGCCTCCGAAAAATCCATTAGAAATAAGAGCCATTAAAGCAATGTCTCCCATAAAGATAGATGGGAAATTGGACGAACAAGACTGGCAACGTGCCGAGGCCGTTACTGAGTTTTTTCGAATGGAACCTCGGCAAGGTGGCGATTATCGGTTCCAGACGAGTGTGCGCGTCCTTTTCGATGAGAAGAACTTATATATTGGTGCCTTTTGTCAAGATTCACTGGGGAGAGCGGGCATTAGAGTGCAAGACTTAAGGAGGGATTTCAATTGGAATGAAAACGATGTTTTCGGTGTACAACTCGATCCTCAAAACTTAAAGCAGTTTGCGGTATCATTCCAAACCACGCCTTACGGCAACCAAAGAGACCTTCAGAATTTTAATGATCAAGTCACTGATAATGATTGGAATGCCCTTTGGTCTGTTCGGACCAGCCAAACCGATGATGGGTATTTTGTCGAATTTGCCATCCCTTTTAAATCGTTGCGTTACGATGCAGTTGCTCCGGGTGAAGATGTGTCTTGGGGAATAACCTTTAATCGTTTGGCGAGGAGAGAGTACGAACAAACCGTTTTTCCAGCGATTCCGCAATCTTTTTCTCCATTTCGAATGACTTATGCTGCTAAACTGACGGGGCTTGAACTGCCAGAACCTAGCGCCAACGTTAGGGTAGAGCCCTACTCGCTTTATCAGTACGAAGAGCAAAATGCGGGTGGTAATGGTGAGACCAGTGGTGATTTTAAACTAGGCGGCGATGTCAAATGGGCTGTGAACCCAAATACGGTGGTAGACCTAACTTTTAATACCGATTTTGCCCAAGCTGATGTGGATAGAGCGGTAAATAACCTTGAGCGTTTCAATATATTCTTTCCAGAAAGGCGACAGTTTTTCTTGGAGAACTCAGGTATATGGGCTGGTGGTAGACAGACCTCTATCAGACCTTTTTTTAGCAGAAGGATCGGCTTACAGGGAAATTTTAATTCAGCAACGGCGCCAATCGATGTTGGGGCAAGGTTTACGCTCAGAGACGAAGAGAAGGCCATTGCAGGCTTGTACATGCATCAGGCCGAAACTGAGAGTTCCGCTGGTGCAAACTTTGCGGTAGCGCGTTATTTGAAAAATTATGGTAGAGAGAATAACATCGGGGTAATGGTTACTCATCGATTGGATGAGTCTTCTGAAGCATTGGGTTTAAGCCAGCAGAATAACAGCACCATTACAATAGACGGTTTGATTCGACCCTCAAGTATTTGGTCCATCAACTATTTAGCGAGTACTTCAATCGATCATGAATTAAGTAAAGCTGGTTTTGCGGGAAGGTTGTTTGCTGGAAGATCTGCCAATAACTCTTACTGGGGATGGTCGACAGAAATAACTACTCCAAATTATAATCCAGCCATGGGGTTTGTGCGACAGTCAGATGTAATCCGTCACAATCCGGGAGGTTACTGGATTGTAAGACCTAAAAAACTACCATGGATTAGACGGTGGGACCCAGGTGTGTTTGTTAACTATTATCATGATGCCAGTGATCCGGGAACTTTTCAACAGGCAAACCTCTGGTTATTTCCAGTTTGGGTCTATTTCACGGATGGGAGTTTCTTGTCCTATTCAATTTTCCCTACATGGCAAAATATCAACTTTAATTTCGCCCCATTAGGGATTCAAATAGGTCAAGACGATTACTATTATACACGTCACGAAGTTCGGTTCAATACCGATCAATCTAAGAAATGGTCGATTAGTGGAGGTTATGAATGGGGGGAGTTTTACAACGGGAGAAGGCAAACAGTTAATACTGGTATTCGAATTGCGCCTGATCCGCGCATCGCTTTTACCTATGACTATGAGTATAATCGATTACGTGATTTGGGAGCGGCAGAGGAAAGCCTCGAAACTCATCTGAGTACCATTGGTGCCCGATTCGCGGCAAACCCGAGGCTTCAATTATCCACTTTTTATCAATACAATACTTTTGATGAACAGGGTAGATGGAATGTCAGGTTGAGTTGGGAGTATCAACCCTTATCTTTTATCTATTTGGTGTTTAACAATACCCAGATTAGTGGATTGGAAAATCCATTTGAGGAACAACAGTTTATTGCGAAGTTGACCTTTCTAAGACAATTTTAA
- a CDS encoding helix-turn-helix domain-containing protein translates to MSGASYNTESFVDQAESIILENISNEQFGVSELAEAMNTSRSNLLRKIKQQTQLSASLFIRKVRVEKSMEILGQTSLTVSEVSYKVGFGSTSYFIKCFREYYGYPPGEVGRRGASDKNQGGASTRNRQLVAIMFTDIKGYTSLMQTDERKGVAYRERHREVFDTTTKKYNGRILQYFGDGTLSTFPSAIDAVRCGIEMQLAFREEPKVPIRVGIHSGDIIVTEEEIIGDSVNIASRIESLANAGSVYISDKVYDEVKNQDDLISASMGVHKLKNITKPIEVYAVSNHLLGDIEVPNSKNAKGNLNLKWPSVAVAVLLISILAYSFGLLNGKQGTNSSATWNDKSIAVLPFKNDSGDSSNLYFVNGLMESMLNNLQKIKDLRVISRSSVEKYRNTEKTIPEIAKEMNVGYILEGSGQKIGDQILLNIQLIEATTDNHLWAEQYDRKFVDVFELQNEVARNIVSSIEVIVTPSELELLEKKPTENLLAYDYYLRALGPLNSQTPDGLRQAIALLEQALEQDPEFALAYANIAISYYLLERTRIEKKHTEKINSYADKALLYDSKSDKSLIAKYFYYIQTEENELALPHLEKALEYNPNSSFAIQMLADFYFRIVPNSSKYLEYALKGNQLDVAASDSVTLSYLYLNLGNAFIQNGFVNEAILYIDKSLNHFQENYFAPYLNALIMYAKERDLQQGQKSLLKEWKKDTSRLDILQEVANFYYYEEEYDSAFYYFEKFVTARETNGLNVYPQADIWIGKVYEKMGLIEESIGFYQSYAEYCENDQSIYKSMSLAMKFANEGEIDRVIEQLNIFAKEDSFQYWTLVFLEVDPIMNNLRGITAFDEAVEKIKDRFWENQSKLQASLEGKGLI, encoded by the coding sequence ATGTCAGGCGCATCTTATAACACCGAAAGTTTTGTTGATCAAGCGGAATCCATCATCCTAGAGAATATCTCTAATGAACAATTTGGTGTCTCTGAATTGGCAGAGGCAATGAATACAAGCCGTTCAAACCTTCTCAGAAAGATCAAACAGCAAACCCAGCTTTCAGCGAGTCTGTTCATTCGAAAGGTTCGGGTAGAGAAGAGCATGGAGATACTTGGGCAGACTTCTCTCACCGTGTCGGAAGTCTCCTATAAAGTTGGCTTTGGAAGTACCTCCTATTTTATCAAATGTTTCAGGGAATATTATGGATATCCACCTGGTGAGGTAGGTAGAAGAGGAGCGAGCGATAAAAACCAGGGAGGGGCATCTACCAGAAACAGACAGTTGGTCGCCATTATGTTCACTGACATTAAGGGGTACACTTCTCTCATGCAAACGGATGAAAGGAAAGGTGTTGCTTATCGAGAACGCCACAGAGAGGTTTTTGACACTACCACCAAAAAATACAATGGACGCATCCTACAGTATTTTGGTGATGGGACATTAAGTACATTTCCTAGTGCAATTGATGCTGTAAGATGTGGCATAGAAATGCAGCTCGCATTTAGAGAGGAACCGAAGGTCCCCATTCGGGTTGGAATACATTCAGGCGACATCATTGTAACTGAGGAAGAGATTATCGGAGATAGCGTAAATATTGCTTCTCGTATTGAATCACTTGCCAACGCAGGAAGTGTTTATATCTCCGACAAGGTGTATGACGAAGTGAAAAATCAAGATGACCTTATATCGGCATCTATGGGGGTTCATAAACTGAAAAACATCACAAAGCCCATTGAGGTATATGCTGTTTCTAATCATCTGCTAGGTGATATTGAGGTGCCGAATTCTAAAAATGCCAAAGGAAATCTGAATTTGAAATGGCCATCAGTTGCTGTCGCGGTGCTACTAATTAGTATTCTTGCTTATTCCTTTGGATTACTTAATGGGAAACAGGGGACAAATTCAAGTGCAACCTGGAACGATAAGTCTATTGCTGTATTGCCATTCAAAAACGATAGTGGTGATTCATCGAATCTTTATTTTGTGAATGGTCTCATGGAATCGATGCTGAACAACCTTCAAAAGATTAAAGACTTACGCGTAATTAGCAGGTCTTCCGTGGAAAAATATAGAAATACTGAGAAGACAATTCCTGAAATAGCCAAAGAAATGAATGTCGGTTATATTCTGGAGGGCAGTGGTCAAAAGATTGGAGACCAGATTCTACTCAACATCCAGTTGATAGAAGCTACAACGGATAATCATCTATGGGCAGAGCAGTATGACCGGAAGTTTGTTGATGTTTTTGAATTACAGAATGAGGTCGCCAGAAATATAGTTAGTTCTATAGAAGTGATTGTGACTCCTTCGGAGTTAGAACTATTAGAGAAAAAACCCACCGAAAACCTACTGGCTTATGATTATTATCTAAGGGCACTCGGTCCTCTGAATTCACAAACGCCTGATGGTCTTCGACAAGCCATTGCATTACTTGAACAAGCGCTCGAACAGGATCCTGAGTTCGCTTTGGCATACGCTAACATCGCGATATCATATTACCTTCTGGAAAGAACTAGAATTGAGAAAAAGCATACCGAAAAAATTAACAGCTATGCGGATAAGGCCTTGCTATATGATTCAAAATCAGACAAGAGTTTGATCGCCAAGTATTTTTATTATATACAGACAGAGGAAAACGAACTTGCCCTTCCACACCTTGAAAAGGCTCTAGAATATAACCCCAATTCGTCTTTTGCCATACAAATGCTGGCAGACTTCTATTTTAGAATCGTTCCCAATTCCAGTAAATATTTGGAGTATGCCTTGAAAGGGAATCAGCTCGATGTTGCCGCCAGTGATTCCGTTACCTTAAGCTATCTCTATTTAAACCTAGGAAACGCTTTTATACAAAATGGTTTTGTGAATGAGGCAATTTTATACATCGATAAATCGCTTAACCACTTCCAAGAAAACTACTTTGCACCTTATCTAAATGCCTTGATCATGTATGCCAAGGAACGCGATCTTCAACAAGGTCAAAAGTCTCTATTAAAGGAATGGAAAAAAGACACTTCTCGATTAGACATCTTACAGGAAGTGGCGAACTTCTATTATTACGAGGAAGAATACGATAGTGCCTTTTACTATTTCGAAAAATTCGTCACTGCCAGAGAGACAAATGGACTGAATGTTTATCCTCAGGCGGATATTTGGATTGGTAAAGTTTATGAAAAGATGGGTCTGATTGAGGAGTCAATTGGTTTTTACCAGTCTTACGCTGAGTACTGTGAAAATGACCAATCCATTTACAAAAGTATGAGCCTTGCGATGAAATTTGCTAATGAGGGAGAAATAGACCGAGTCATTGAACAACTTAATATCTTTGCAAAGGAGGATAGTTTTCAATACTGGACCCTCGTATTTCTAGAGGTTGACCCGATTATGAATAATTTGAGGGGTATTACGGCATTCGATGAAGCAGTAGAAAAGATTAAGGATCGGTTTTGGGAAAACCAGTCCAAACTACAAGCGTCACTGGAAGGGAAAGGACTGATTTAG
- a CDS encoding potassium channel family protein yields the protein MRHFLLGLCLLLPLHSFAQDEIEYNEYSYTEFFQMIEDEEDSVFTLSNALIRANQRVDTMHFALAENLSLNLEAGNVSSIIDNWPQRDSIFVRKPIILNNVQFVTGAPSEDQNSSAFIQSGLYKVHFLEPVELQNSISILLYQSTFEKGLTILTNNPKEVNKAYNPYKLEARGNISFINVDFMVASSEIKKSFQINQDFEESNDYNFILKNSSFPAFDVMKNITLRNIKNVEISSNQFKNLILRVWDCHVYLGKSSIEGVAGMSFYEEGRITILDNHFKDYVMLYKANNPKLVLSTDWEQWFDKFVFNGHAIYGSQETNFNDLNKTLGELVYGRKSISLFQDSTRVQNRRAYNETTKDLSRFYNEFKENYDSENANLVYREIKNLETQRLAYLYKTGPTFDRYFTRKINQFLKIFSAYGTKPSRAIIFSVYVILAFALVYLFFPNYWDSHGKNRIMDRYRFFTKYMKQDSGMHEVYLEEKSHELMASEDFKSYMLESEKGVPKFFMATALPLYRWSVAGTRSFSWILSNVDVLKGKWSDTEDSKKGIKSILLIMAFLIALAYDIFIKILNALMLSINTFTTLGFGEIPIKGLPRYLAIIQGFIGWFMLTIFSVSLISQLLN from the coding sequence ATGCGCCATTTTCTGCTAGGCCTTTGCCTCCTCCTACCCTTGCACTCCTTTGCACAAGATGAAATAGAATACAATGAGTACTCCTATACCGAATTCTTTCAAATGATTGAAGATGAAGAGGACTCTGTTTTTACCTTGAGTAATGCCCTCATTAGAGCAAATCAGCGTGTGGACACAATGCATTTTGCCTTAGCTGAGAATCTCAGTCTTAATCTAGAAGCAGGAAACGTATCATCTATCATAGATAACTGGCCGCAAAGAGACTCTATATTCGTGCGAAAGCCCATAATACTGAACAATGTTCAATTCGTTACTGGTGCTCCGTCTGAAGACCAAAACAGTTCTGCATTCATACAATCTGGTTTGTATAAAGTACATTTTCTAGAACCAGTTGAGCTACAGAACTCTATCTCTATTCTACTCTATCAATCGACGTTTGAGAAGGGATTGACCATCTTAACGAATAATCCAAAGGAGGTAAACAAGGCTTACAACCCCTATAAACTAGAGGCTAGAGGTAATATCTCTTTTATCAATGTGGATTTCATGGTTGCTTCTTCCGAAATCAAAAAATCATTTCAAATCAATCAAGATTTTGAGGAATCGAATGATTACAATTTCATATTAAAAAATTCGAGTTTTCCCGCATTTGATGTCATGAAAAATATAACCCTTAGAAACATTAAGAATGTCGAGATCTCTTCAAATCAGTTCAAAAATCTGATTCTACGAGTTTGGGATTGTCATGTATACCTAGGCAAATCATCGATTGAAGGGGTAGCCGGAATGTCTTTTTACGAAGAAGGTAGGATCACAATACTCGATAATCATTTCAAGGACTATGTCATGTTATACAAAGCTAATAACCCAAAACTCGTCTTAAGTACCGACTGGGAACAATGGTTTGATAAATTTGTATTCAATGGCCATGCAATTTATGGGTCGCAAGAAACTAACTTCAATGATCTTAATAAAACCCTTGGCGAATTAGTATACGGCAGAAAAAGCATCTCGCTTTTCCAGGACTCTACAAGGGTTCAAAATCGAAGAGCGTATAATGAAACCACTAAGGATTTATCTCGGTTTTATAATGAATTCAAAGAAAACTACGATTCTGAGAACGCCAACTTAGTTTATAGAGAAATTAAGAATCTGGAAACTCAGCGGTTAGCCTATTTATACAAAACCGGCCCCACCTTTGACCGATATTTTACTAGGAAAATCAACCAATTTCTAAAAATCTTCTCGGCTTACGGCACCAAGCCTTCAAGGGCCATTATCTTCTCTGTTTATGTAATTTTGGCCTTTGCTCTGGTTTACCTCTTCTTCCCAAACTACTGGGATAGCCATGGTAAAAACCGGATCATGGATCGTTACCGCTTCTTTACTAAATACATGAAGCAAGATTCAGGCATGCATGAAGTCTATCTGGAAGAAAAGAGTCATGAGTTGATGGCCTCCGAAGATTTCAAGAGCTACATGTTGGAGTCTGAGAAAGGAGTTCCCAAATTCTTTATGGCTACAGCCCTACCCTTGTATCGTTGGTCGGTGGCAGGTACTCGAAGCTTCTCTTGGATACTCTCTAATGTGGATGTACTCAAAGGCAAATGGTCTGATACTGAAGATTCAAAAAAAGGAATCAAATCTATTCTTCTTATTATGGCTTTCCTGATTGCGCTAGCCTACGACATCTTCATTAAGATTCTCAATGCCCTAATGCTCAGCATTAATACCTTTACCACGCTCGGTTTTGGGGAAATCCCGATCAAAGGCCTACCACGTTACCTAGCCATTATTCAAGGTTTTATCGGCTGGTTCATGCTAACCATCTTCTCAGTCTCTTTAATTAGCCAATTATTGAATTAG
- a CDS encoding serine hydrolase domain-containing protein: protein MSKKKTKKVLKAIFILVSIGSLFFVPWLLVKAWILPLPDTVQEQLDEAIGHGFEGMVVFIDQAGQPPQYLASGWHNRELKIPAKPDAFFKIASISKLYDAVAVTKLVSAGSLSLNKTIADYLPQLIGRIENADKITLRLMIQHRSGIPNFTDTPNFWASPTETYEESLALIIDQPANFEPDEDYEYCNTNYLLINKIMDDVLGYKNFQFIQEEILTPLNLTNTFASLNDVDIENVMSGYHVGYPSDLKTNDYGMHATAEDLATFMRALNDGTLFGPGEQEIYASIYEFKHGGWVPGYQSFAEYYKELDAVVIVFYSTTDPDLYNWNLSEIINNRIVRILRKKKSK from the coding sequence ATGAGCAAGAAAAAAACTAAAAAGGTTCTCAAAGCCATATTCATTCTAGTCTCCATTGGGTCTCTGTTTTTTGTGCCTTGGCTTTTAGTAAAGGCGTGGATACTTCCACTACCTGATACCGTTCAAGAACAGTTGGATGAGGCCATCGGTCATGGATTCGAAGGCATGGTTGTCTTTATAGACCAAGCGGGGCAACCACCTCAATATTTAGCTTCAGGTTGGCATAATCGGGAATTAAAGATTCCTGCCAAGCCTGATGCCTTTTTTAAGATTGCCAGCATCAGCAAACTTTATGATGCAGTAGCTGTAACTAAATTGGTGAGTGCTGGAAGCCTGTCTCTAAACAAAACAATTGCTGACTACCTACCACAACTTATAGGCCGCATTGAAAATGCAGATAAAATCACACTGAGATTGATGATACAGCATAGAAGCGGTATACCTAACTTCACTGACACACCCAATTTCTGGGCATCTCCTACCGAGACTTATGAAGAAAGTCTGGCTTTGATCATCGATCAGCCGGCAAACTTTGAACCCGATGAAGATTACGAATACTGCAACACCAATTATCTATTGATCAATAAGATCATGGATGACGTACTAGGGTATAAAAACTTTCAGTTCATTCAAGAGGAAATTCTTACGCCTCTAAACCTTACTAATACATTTGCCTCCTTAAATGATGTCGATATAGAGAATGTAATGAGTGGCTATCATGTGGGGTACCCCTCTGATTTAAAGACAAACGATTATGGCATGCATGCCACAGCAGAAGACTTGGCAACCTTTATGCGTGCATTGAACGATGGGACACTGTTCGGGCCGGGAGAACAGGAAATTTATGCTTCGATATATGAGTTCAAACATGGAGGTTGGGTTCCTGGATATCAGAGTTTTGCAGAATATTACAAAGAACTTGACGCAGTAGTAATTGTGTTCTACAGCACCACCGATCCTGACCTCTATAATTGGAACTTATCCGAGATTATAAACAACAGAATTGTCAGAATACTGAGAAAGAAGAAGAGCAAGTAA
- a CDS encoding ABC transporter permease, protein MVFHIAKKEIRETARSGQFKWMLAIVVLLCTVAVFISQRNWEAKNIERKQATENARTLWLAQGATNPHNAAHYGTFAFKPQFPLSLIDPGVEKYTGVSIFLEAHSRNEADMVAAADQTGLSRFGDLTPDFILLFVIPLLIIVMGHRSVTREKEGGMLRIIKSQGVSNWQLVFGKWIGNFMPIAVLTAILFIISALFIENVEWPFLITMLLVYLAYFAIMNSLTLFISTISRSSGLAMVSLLTIWIVGCLAVPKIASSYTNDIYPYPTRVEFEASVAEDKSKGLDGHDPWNEASKKLEEETLKEYNVEKLEDLPFNFDALRMQKGEEHEAAVYFKHNERLKEIYESQTKVYRKLAVLSPFLPTRFMSMALANTDYATHWNFSDKAEKHRVEMQRILNTNFAENSKLGEWDYQADASLLNEVPDFAYEAPDFKQVLVAGQSNLLILSLWLVLSFGLLFYSSTRL, encoded by the coding sequence ATGGTATTTCATATAGCTAAAAAAGAAATTCGAGAAACTGCCCGTTCAGGTCAATTTAAATGGATGTTGGCCATAGTAGTTTTATTATGTACAGTTGCTGTTTTTATAAGCCAAAGAAATTGGGAGGCTAAAAACATAGAGAGAAAACAAGCTACGGAAAATGCCAGAACACTTTGGTTGGCCCAAGGTGCTACAAACCCACACAATGCTGCACACTATGGTACTTTTGCTTTTAAGCCTCAGTTTCCACTATCCCTGATCGATCCTGGCGTAGAGAAATACACCGGGGTATCTATTTTTTTAGAAGCCCATTCGAGAAACGAAGCTGATATGGTAGCCGCGGCAGACCAAACAGGTCTATCAAGGTTTGGTGATTTAACGCCAGACTTTATACTGCTCTTCGTTATTCCTTTGCTCATTATCGTGATGGGGCATCGATCTGTAACGAGAGAAAAAGAAGGAGGAATGCTTAGGATTATCAAATCACAAGGAGTCAGTAATTGGCAGCTAGTATTTGGTAAATGGATAGGCAATTTCATGCCGATCGCTGTATTGACTGCAATACTTTTTATTATTTCTGCCTTATTCATCGAGAATGTTGAGTGGCCATTCTTGATTACGATGTTACTGGTGTACTTGGCTTATTTCGCGATTATGAATAGCCTTACACTTTTCATTTCCACTATATCCAGAAGCTCGGGGCTTGCAATGGTTTCACTTTTAACTATATGGATAGTAGGCTGTTTAGCAGTACCAAAAATTGCAAGCAGTTATACCAATGATATTTACCCTTACCCAACGAGAGTAGAATTTGAAGCTTCCGTAGCAGAAGATAAAAGCAAAGGACTTGATGGTCACGATCCATGGAACGAAGCATCTAAAAAGCTAGAGGAGGAAACACTCAAGGAATACAATGTAGAGAAGTTGGAAGATTTACCTTTCAACTTTGATGCATTACGCATGCAAAAAGGAGAAGAACACGAGGCTGCAGTGTATTTCAAACACAATGAGCGCCTGAAAGAGATTTACGAGTCACAAACAAAAGTCTATAGGAAACTAGCCGTTTTATCTCCTTTTCTGCCGACCCGATTTATGTCTATGGCATTAGCAAATACCGACTACGCTACGCATTGGAATTTTTCTGATAAGGCTGAAAAACATAGGGTAGAAATGCAAAGAATCTTGAATACCAATTTTGCCGAAAACTCTAAGCTAGGAGAGTGGGATTATCAAGCTGATGCATCTCTTCTAAATGAAGTGCCTGATTTTGCCTATGAAGCACCAGACTTTAAACAGGTGTTAGTAGCAGGGCAGAGCAATCTACTCATACTATCGTTGTGGTTAGTGCTTTCTTTCGGTTTACTTTTTTATTCTTCAACCCGCTTGTAA
- a CDS encoding DUF3526 domain-containing protein, protein MLTQNILHEIKLLSRNYWFVSLTVVITGLSIYAGHNGLKQFEKRQANLTEAIQNQLEKVERVDVIATALANGEEHPRAFRLSPMNYSIATGSLTIMPAEPLSKLVIGQSDLYTHQVNISSREDLATMSFNELNNPVQLLFGNFDLNFVLSYLIPLLIIAFTYNLKSQELETGRFRLLASNPINIKLWLLQRFIVRFLALVVVITVVLLVTMLSIGVKPDLNLLQFFGLTYAYMAFWFALTFLVNVFGFSSAKNAVSLLSLWILLVLIVPTVINQMANTIYPMPSRVALLNEIRSTKKQLGKEQDKVLDEYLRNHPELIRNEGENAYGYWQGFYASQEITEKTLNPLISAFDKQLNQQQNWVNTWGLLSPAVIFQNGTTRLAGTSAAHYKEFQNQTKTFNIEWRDHFLPFVFKNKMLVKSDLEVLPDFEFDKGVVESSAASGVIILFLFTLILSMIGLLYKKSEQSVSIN, encoded by the coding sequence ATGTTGACTCAGAATATTTTACATGAGATAAAGCTTTTGAGTCGAAACTATTGGTTCGTTTCGTTAACAGTTGTGATTACAGGGCTTAGTATTTATGCTGGACACAATGGGTTGAAACAGTTCGAAAAGCGGCAAGCAAACCTAACCGAGGCTATACAAAACCAATTGGAAAAAGTCGAAAGAGTAGATGTCATTGCGACAGCTTTGGCAAACGGAGAAGAACATCCAAGAGCTTTCAGGCTTTCTCCTATGAATTACTCTATAGCCACTGGTAGCTTGACCATAATGCCTGCTGAACCACTGAGTAAATTGGTGATAGGCCAGAGTGATCTATATACTCACCAAGTCAATATTTCTTCGAGAGAGGACTTAGCGACAATGAGTTTCAATGAATTAAATAATCCAGTGCAATTACTTTTCGGCAATTTTGACTTGAATTTTGTGCTGTCCTATCTAATACCATTATTAATCATTGCCTTTACATACAATCTAAAATCTCAAGAGCTTGAGACTGGGAGATTCAGACTGTTGGCTTCTAATCCAATCAATATAAAACTATGGCTTTTGCAAAGATTCATCGTTCGGTTCTTAGCGCTAGTTGTTGTTATCACAGTTGTATTGTTGGTCACGATGCTTTCAATCGGGGTAAAACCCGACCTGAATCTACTCCAGTTTTTTGGGCTTACTTATGCCTACATGGCATTTTGGTTTGCTCTAACATTTTTGGTTAATGTTTTTGGCTTTTCCTCTGCAAAAAATGCCGTTTCACTACTCTCACTCTGGATTCTTTTGGTACTGATAGTGCCTACGGTAATCAATCAAATGGCTAATACAATTTACCCTATGCCTTCGCGTGTAGCCTTGTTAAATGAAATTAGAAGTACTAAGAAACAACTGGGTAAAGAACAGGATAAGGTATTGGACGAGTATTTAAGAAATCATCCCGAACTGATCCGAAATGAGGGTGAAAATGCTTACGGTTACTGGCAAGGATTCTACGCTAGTCAAGAGATTACAGAGAAGACCTTAAACCCTTTGATTAGTGCTTTTGATAAGCAACTAAATCAGCAACAAAACTGGGTGAACACTTGGGGATTGCTCAGTCCTGCGGTGATATTCCAAAACGGTACTACTAGGCTGGCTGGCACATCTGCGGCGCATTATAAGGAGTTTCAGAATCAGACAAAGACTTTCAACATTGAATGGAGAGATCATTTTCTACCATTCGTATTCAAGAATAAAATGTTGGTCAAATCCGATCTAGAAGTGCTACCTGATTTTGAGTTTGATAAGGGCGTAGTAGAATCTAGCGCAGCTTCAGGGGTGATTATTTTGTTTTTGTTTACTCTGATCTTGAGCATGATTGGCCTCCTATACAAGAAGAGCGAACAATCCGTTTCGATAAACTAG